The genomic DNA attattattattcagatGATAGTTAGTTATTCGtaaaatatcgtaataattactcgtagcgggtaattaaatacagatagttAATTTAAGTCGCATAAATTGTAATAATAACTGTAATGTTTCGATGATTATGCGAGAAATGCggataactcgtagaaatacgagtagtggatcgttgagttgaattctgatgctgataatagtttatttattcgatagttaTCGTATCAGTtgattgtatcgattatttatttgtaaataatcgatctaatcaaataaattataataaattataaatatttgcaataaattgtgattaatcctaataattagggattaattattttaaattattaaataattaagtattaattatttattagttatttatttattaaatcattaaaagtgattaattattccgataattaatcaaataactttcaataaatcataacttattcattttaacttcaaaaattataaaaaaattatttttgactttgatttttcttaaataattattttaggatttaaaaatttgtaataattatttatattgaataataaattgaattaacagtgtttaattgataataattcaaccgttagtccgattcgagtgaaacgaaagccattttactcagaaaaatgaattcttttcattaaaaataataagaagacctaatttcttctagaaagtaGTTGACCttattaattgcttgattatcagtcaaaatgcgtgctgagacgagtccgaaaaattctgggAAAATGGGAAATGAGGTAGAAGGTGATCAGCgaagcaatcagcgagtcgattttgattctaaaaattattttaactattaaAATGTTTATGTGCTTAtttgcttatgtgtattatgtggttaatcgagtcttacttgcttatatgtaatataagagtcagtcataagcgtatgggtagataataggaacgaaatgaagtcgattcaagatgcaattgaagtacaaaatgacttaaccagtctattttgctaacagaagctaagccagcaaggcatatcgagtaggtgatagacaaAAGTGATTTAATAGCAGTGAGTCgtgcagaaggcaagtttctcccctattctactttcagaatagtaatatttatttcaaattcttattacgcttgtactcctttaattcttttgttcatatttcagttcgattcttgaattattctcttcatttgaattcattattcatattccaattgttactcacaattattgatatattctggtgattagaatatatcaaagcatactgattgttctggttgctattccagggactggataatactacttttgggattaagtctacttaatcctaaggaccgggacataaccagatccttgagatgggccgtagtgcatGGGTGCCCGCcaggatctatatagtgagatatagatctgcactgtatcctggttgatcagcagggtatagctgcgaacttgagtccagtttagttcatttgtatttgccagtaatggccttctttctattctcgtggggttatatctttgcagatatacccgggttacggattcaattatattgctttaacactatttatattttgtggacttgttgagcaatttttggctcaccctttttttgttattcaccttattgtttttagttaggaaggaatatgaaacccatcaggactcgagtggtaaagacacgggtcaagcctcgggatcctctcatacccaaggtgttgatcccaattcaggaagaaagctttgagttgcccgagcaggtggattgttgataaatagtgtgtgtgtttgaataaaagatgaacttagtttaaaaatgaattagacaagggtttataataaaaagagtttgtgagattttgaatgttggtttgcaataaaagtagttagcagttcttgttttcatacttcaacctaaaaagatcctggttagtgttaaaggggtttagtgtcatttctttattatttgttaatcagattatacaggtttggtgattagctagtaacccccagacttataccccgggtctggagcgcgttacagtaccactatatgaataacaagtaaaacgatttagagtaaagcagttataggaacagaattcataacttgttagaaaataagtaaaacatgtataactggatattcaaaactagcatgctctgtaaaacaaaatcaacagtcgtgtgttgtgcataaatatcaaagttcaattttagcatgctatttccattttcaaatcatttgttcccttacaggaaccacaaaaccatctgtcccgttacgaggaccacaaaatcatttgttccgttactggaacctcaatcagttgttccattactggaacctcaatcacttgttccattactggaaccacaaaaccacaatcagatatgtattggatgttatctagggacggctgatcaggcacccacacaaattatctaagatagttggccgggctatcacacaaaatgtcaaggaaagctgatcgggctttcacacaaaataattggatccgcagagactagcaAGGTCTCTAattaactatgctggactaatcggtaTGTAATGCGTACATCCGAATTAGCCACTTAggcaacgttatccaatatctgattcgttttatccagttttcaaatccacttttacctatctcttttcaaaataatttcGAAAATAATTGTACGAATTAAATGTTAAATATTGCTTTCTAATTATAGGACTCAGCGAAATATCACaatccaccgtcggctcgccgaggctcatcacTGACGAcggtaaaatttattggtgcccgacacgagtcgggtttccaaataaatttcaccgattaaatattaatttcccgcataatatttatttacatcacgaatattaatcaataattttttttcctgcaagaataaataaaaataataatttcaatAACCAAATGATTCAGATAACCATAAATAATTCATTCGGATTTCCTTTAAACAATTCGAACAAATTCAAGGCAGCTAGCAACAGATTCATCACACAAGCACTGCAGATTTTCAGAAGCATAAAGATAAATATACATGCATACACACACGTGCACGTTTGTGTATATATTTGCATAAGAAAAACCTGAGAACAAGCGGCTGAAACAATAGGGTGACAGGCGGCGAATTGCCGGAAATAGAACGGCAGCTCAGGGTTACCGGAAAGAAGAAACATGGCCGACGACGGTACCAGGGGAAATACCAGAAAAACATGGCGGTGATTGCGGGGAAACCGGAGAAACAGAGGGGGATGAGAGCAATCGAGGGAGAGAGATGAAGGAATAAAGAGAGAGACAGAGTTCTgttgtttttttatatatatatatattatttcttTCTTCTGCTTAGCCAATTACCTGCCACGTATCTGTTGCTTAACAAAAACGAGACACGTGTACAAGTTAACACCCGAGAGCTTAATTATGTACCGCATTTCACAATTTATCGAACCAAGGTGTGAataaaacaaattcataaaattaagaaaatattcataaaattttctaaaaatcccgaaactaataaaataaaatatttataatttttaaagcatttttgaaacgcaattcaTACCCTCATTTACGATTAACGATCCGAgctacacttaaaacaaattcagaaaatcaggaaaaaagtcttaaaatgttataaatatcccgaagtttataaaaacataaatttcgtaattttaaaataatttctgaaagacaatttatacccgcttttatcagttaaacgaatcaacgcgtaggtgaaattaatcccaaaataattttaaaattctcgaaatattctaaacttaaataaatatgagtttcataatttttgaagaattctagaattaaatatggattttacaaataaatgcaatctgAAAATCATACAAGggtaaataattgatgaaatattggtttctaaattttataaaatcccaaaaataattattgtaattataaaaccataaaaacaattttatagacaatccacatatttatgaaaaataaaactgtaataaaatcacttttaaaagcgaaacaaaatcataccacccaataattaaccacgcaattcaatcccatacactaataatcacatatacataataacaaAGCAATAATCCGCTGACATAacccatatacatattttattcatttaattattcaataattacatatATAAATGATactaaaaatatacgagtcgttacaagTACCTTCCTCATGAATTGACATAACAGAATTAGCACTAGAATTAAACTTAATGGTTTTTTTTGCTAAATTGATATTTATATAAAGAAAAAGGCTTACATGGATATACAGCAAAAAGAGCTATCTCCAAGTAATCTAGAGCAGATTACAAGGAGAAAGCTTTCCCGAAGAGACGGGTGCCAAAGGCCAAGAACAACAGGCGACAAAAACAAGCCTGAACAGCCTACTACATGAACTAAAGAACTAGAAAATCCAAAGATTACAATAGGAATTTTTACATAAATATTTGGAGAACCATGATGAGGAAGCCAATTTAGCACACACTTCTTTTTTAATGCCATCAACGAAAAGCACCGGGTTCTGTAAGCCACAGTCATGCAGTATTGAATTTCGGTCTCGCCATAGAAAATAGGAAAAGATCTGCAGAAATAGCAGAGTAATGATACGTCTTCCTTCATCTTGGATCTGACCAGCCATCACAAGAATTTGAGTCCAAGAGAAACCCCCTTGCAAACAACCATCGAACTGTATCGGAGAAAGGATAGCCGTGAGACCAAACTGCGAGTAAGGACAATCCATGAACAAGTGAGAGGAATTCTCCATTCCAGAAATACATAAACTATACTGCTCATCTGTAATAATGCCAAAAGAATGAAGCCTTGTCTTAGTGTAAAGCCTGTCATGACAAAGGAGCCAATTCGTATAAGCATAACGAATAACTCCTTCCTTAAACCATAACGCAAGACCCCAATCTACTTCACTCGCACGTGTCCGAAGCGAGTGCCAAACTGTAACCGTAGAAATTTTAAATTCTCCACCCTAAAAAACCCGATCTAGACTCTGAAGGTCGAACCCTGGATCCAAAAAATGAACTTTCCAAACCAAGAAGGCCCTAGAAGCATGATGCTGACTCATGTTGACATCTGGAAATACCCAAGAACCCGAGTCAATAAAATGACTGACTGCAGCAGCATGGCTCGAACGCAAACAAGCAATCACAGGGTCTGTCAGGCCTAACGCAATAGGCGAGCCCTTAAACCAAGGATCGAGCAAAAAATTGAAATACGAACCATTTCCAATCTTGTACCTTAAATGCATTTTTTCAACGTCTCTCAGATTCAAGAGACGCCTCCAGAACCAGGAGCAATCAGAAGGCACTTTCATAGTCCAGAAATCGTTCTTTTTCAGGACTGTGGTACGGTCCCAGTGGACCCATAACGAGCCCTTATTAGCGACGAGTTGCCATAGATGGACCAAGTGCTGCGAATAATTCCACTGGACTAGGCACTTCAATCCAAGGCCACCCTCGAGGCAAGGTAAACAAACAAGATTCCAAGCAATTTTAGCACCACCAATAGCCATAGAGTTGCCCTTCCACAGAAACTGAATACAAAGTGACCGAAGCCTCTTATGAACCAACTTCGGAAGAATGAAATGACAAGTCCAAAAAGATTATGTGACACATATCACCGATTTAAGAAGCTGAGCACGACCTGCCATCGAAAGCAGAAAATTAGTCCATGTATCAATTCTCGAAGTAATTTTTTGAAGCAAAGGCATGTAGTAATTATTGGATAGCTCCTTCAAAATGAGGGGGACTTCAAGGAATTTGTCAGGCAAAGACCCCAAAGGCACATTGTAGATCAACTGGAACCAAGAGACCAAAAAAGGATCACAACACGCGATGAATGAAGTGCTCTTGTGTAAACTTGGGTGAAGGCCACTAAGCGAAGAAAACTTCAAAATATAATTCATTATATGAGCAATCGAGTCCTTGTCCCCACGAGCAAAAAATAGGACGTCGTCCGCAAAGAATAGATGATTGAGCTTGATATCTTTGCACTTCCAATGAAAATTAAAAGAATATTCCACCTTATTAAGTAGACCCGATAAGTCATTTATGGTGAGAGAAAATAAGTAGGGTGACAAGGGGTCACCTTGTCGAAGACCTTTCGCCCCATTGAAAAACCATTAAGAGAACCATTGATCTTGACCGAGAACCAAGTAGACGAAATGCATTCTTTAATCCAACCCACAAATAAAGAAGGCATGTTCATTTTTTGAAGAGTGGCAATCACAAAATCCTAGTGGATCGAGTCAAAAGCTTTGTGGAGGCCGATTTTCAAGGCACATCTAGGAGTACCTGTCAAGTAAGTGTAGCCTCGAAACAACTCTTGAGCTAAAATGATATTATCAAAAATCGAGCGACCCGAAAAAAAAGCCGTCTGAGCTTAATCAATAATAGTGGGCATCAAATGCTTTAGCCTCAAAGCCAAAATCCTCGAAATGCACTTGTAAACAGTGGTGCACAGCGAAATAGGCCTGAAATCCGTAATCACCGAAAGACAAGTAATTTTTGGAACCAGAGAAATACTAGTTGAATTAACAGCTTTGTGGAGCTTTCCAGAAATGAAGAAGCTTTTTATAGCTTCACATAAATTAGCCCCAACAACATCCCAACAGTGTAGAAAGAATTCAGCATTAAAGCCATCGGGCCCGGGAGCTTTCCCATGCTTTATAGACTTAAGATTATCAAGAATTTTCTCATTAATGACCGACATAGTGAGGAAAGTCGCCTGAAATTGAGCGACCTAAGGAAATCAATATCATCGAGAGCAATCGAAGGATGGTGAGAGGATTGACCCAAAGTGCTCTCGAAGTAATCAACAGCGACACTCGAAACCTGTTTGTGACCATAAACGAAATCAGCGGCCGAATTTTTTATAGACATGATTTTGTTTTTGTTCCAGTTAACCTTAGTCTGATTGCTAAAAAAACTTGTTTTTTCGATCTCCTAATTGTAACCAGTCAACCCGAGTTTGTGAATAAGATTTTGAAAGAAAAGAACCGGATAAgaaataacaatgcaacaaacagTTGGAAGAATTAGTAAGTCAATAAAttaaaggaagaagaatgagtgaagatttagatgtaaatgagacaaccatattcgtactcaagatggccagtctttcatactatatggaatacagcacatgattaggtggcgtcccacctgaCTCTTCATTATTTTGACAAAGCATCATACCAAAACACtatttgtctcaatcaggaatcaataatttgagaaacgaaataattcagaaggaatacaatatttttttttcattttcgcctcatatgatttatccacagaAGAACTCATACGCACTCAAGAATccagaagaacatatgctattgtattagaagaaagaatgtcagTGTTAATCACCTTCCACGCTTTACTTACGTATGCCTTCAAGAACCGTTCGAATGAGAGTTCACCgtttaggtcacattataacttCGGAATGTCGTCTGGAATTGCCTCCACATAAACTGCTTTAATGATTTGATTATAATCGCGTCCTTTACAAAATTCATAATCACTACTTTCGGTTTCATCTATGCTACGTAGAATAACCATTAATCCCGCAATGTCTCGACTTCGTcgatagaaatacgattcttctccaatcatctggaagattctttcATTATCTCTAATCATCCACTGTTCGTTCGAATTACGAGTCTCGCTAAATTTTAATAATCTTATAAATTGGGTAATTAAttttttaacatgttaattcagTTATTTATATTGTTAAACAAAATTTTATGTTTGTCTTTCAAGGAAAACTTTTAAACTTTCTCCctgctggtgggtctacttgTTCCTTCGAACTAACGATGCTGAGTCGAGATCCATTATCCTTTTAGGGCGTTACCTATTTATgataacaagaacttaagtagtatTCGACAACTAAATTGTAAAACTTATTTTATGCAAAAATTTtctaaaagttgattaagaaaatctttttcgaactctcattttaaaattttgaaaatcaaatgtTTGGTCGTCCTTACTATCTAAAtctaagttaaatcgtagcttctcttacacaaattctcacaagaatcgatcgcatattcttcaaaaccacatgaaaagtagggtaacatacccagtctccatcgatctatcgattcctcattactgtaggatctgagaactcaatatacctatagcgttacGATAAAGCCTTGCACTTCCCTCAACAATCCTAGCTTACACATTCCGTATCgaatctgctaaccctaattcgcactcaactcaacttaacctgaGTATACATAAGGTCTTTCCTATCTCATACGACCTATTACTCTTATCCTACTCTCACCtgttcttatttcagtgaccaataacctgtagctctgatgccaacttgtaacaacccaaattcggggtcaagatttggtgtcacgaaacaatttttacataaaataaaataatattcaattaaccccttgaatccggacCATTTAtaagttatggtatgaaacaagaatctaaacttcttcaacttacaacaactagaatacaagtgcAAATACATCTGTACTAATtctcttgtcatattcttctaacttcttcaacctctcgcagcggagatttctctaacttctgctgtctatcaaagctattcacttttatccttatctgtttctggcagaaataagaatttacaaagcaagagtgagccaaaaatgcccagcgAGTATATAATTTCAGTTTCAAATATCAAAAACAAAGGAAAATTCTCGGACAAAATCTCTAAACAATTTTAAACAGTTTTAATTATTCGAGGAAGTTGAGTGAATAAATGTTGGCTGTTACCAGCCTTTACTTATAAATCCCagattcccagattcatctcctaaATCAGGGTTtcgtccggttttggaatcataaaacttttcgagagagaatgccgttaatggtgatcaacaacaaattagactagacagtagttcacacttataccctgctgatcagtccggatatagtgtagatctatacccaaccgtatagatccattcaggtacctaggctctattgcccaagggtccggtccattcccggcccataggatccagctcatcactggtcctcacaATAACCAGCCaacccgtagagtgttttgatgtcaaatcattttgaattcaaaacatcccaattcagagTTCGTAAATAAcccaaaagaatgggtatttgctcaagagagcaatcgaattacatgaataataatgaaaggaataggcataatcagagtaattgcagcgaaatataaagcatttaactattctgaacttagaataggaatgaagaaataattgcagtattttaaaaaaaagttctggaatacttgcctcaataagctttaatcactattactagttgactttgattCGACTTGAACATTCGGCTTTATCATCAAACTACTATtccattttggatacgatcccaacactcaggcccttcgattagaacttcgttgatctcgacatctaatcactagatcattcatAGTCCGATGTtgatactcgggttttccgtctaggacctacagggttgaaataccctaattcagataatcgcttaagcttaacatcaaatcgcaATCACTTCTACTCATatgatttcataacccaactcatatttatacgtattattgaaatacacatagcaattatggttcacatcttcgaaactctgttcggtatttattttcagaaaggacatatactcgtcattttgaaaaacagggcaatcgattatttataaatgattttatCTCAATCGCACTTGAGTTCATATAATATAAGtgtatatggttattcgacgtctccaATAATTTCGGGTTACactcccgtattttcggaatcaatttcctagaaaatcgggcagcgtctcctttgtttatcggcctacccgtcgaaatcaaatcgacgtcaaaaCACAACAACAATCACAATACAGTGCAGTCCACAATCCAATTCATCAATCCCAACCACCAATATGAAttcaatttattaattattattcgttttcgtatcgtaattaatatcacgaactaatttatttaatttataaatgtaggacttagataaaaatcatcattgcccaccgtcggctcgctgaggctcatcgccgacggcggtaaaattcgtgggttcccgtttataacggGCTTCCAACATGAATCCCACCAATTAATTATTAAGAATTTTCCgcacaaatttattttatttcacgaaaatCCATCAATTAAATGCCTGCAGAAACCGAACTAAATCAGAAAATAACCGAACTAACACAGGAGCAACAACACAGCAAACTAACAGTCACCACCCccacacgcgcctcacgcgccacTCACACACACAAACACCATCGATACACACACAcgcaaaacacacacacacataatcaCAAACACACACCAACACACACATATACCAAGCACGTATGTATATGTACATCAACAAGCGAAAACAAAATCGAAACCAACCGGAATCTGACTGACAAAAATCTACCGGAAAAGAAAGGGAATCGTAGGACAGTCGGGGAAAAAAAGAACAGAGAGAAGGAAGAAACAGGGGAAATCGAAGGGAAAGATAAGGAAGAGAGATGTAGAGATAGAGAGGGAGCAgcgggagggagagagagatggGTTAGAGAGATGAGGGAGATGAGAGTCCGAGAGATTAAGCAAGGAGGAGGATAAATTTTGGGGCAAATATATGTTGTTTATTCATCATATTTTTTTCCCCATTGTTCATCCTTGTTTTGACCCGAATTAAATTATTAACGATATCATTGTGAATCGAAACATATCAGAATAATTCCAAAACACTCTTTAAATTTTCTGAAATAATCAGAATCTGATAAATTAAAATtctcataatttttaaaacatttttgaaatgcaatttatataCGTATTTAACAATTTAACGAACAAAGGTGCAGGTAAATAAAAGccataaaatttccaaaataattttaaaattctcgaaatatttaaaagttaataaaataaaattttcatgtaTTTTGAAACatcttggaattaaatattgattttacaattaaatgcaatcagaaaatcatttagagataaataatcaataaaatattgatttctaaattttataaactcctataaataataaataaaattataaagcgacaaaaataattttagaaacaattttggcaattataaaaataaatattcaataaaatcactttaaaaatgaattaagttcatacaactcgataattaattataaaattaatcttcgcatccaacaaatcacaaacaattaatactacagcgacacatagctgacagaaccatcacatattttatttatttaataattcaataattatatttacatatcgagtccgaaaataggttacttagccgctaagttaCTATATaatgatacaattttaatacccgatttggataattatcaaaacagatcCTCTTATAAAgcactttatacaaaaataagataataatgtTTCGCCTTTtaagaatatggattcttatcgatatataaaatgattagcgtatcgaaaatttcacaccgggactcgtacaggtcaaaccgtaccccggatcgaaaaagtcaaaacacgaaaagtgttcagaattatcatattaggttaagaaggagttttcagaagagtttcgggttgtaaaaatgcaaaaacggttgaagtgggacgattcctgattccaaaaattaattttataattatgtacaaataatcattattaattctataatttcttataaaatcatacatcaatccaaaaattaccagaaaataccaaa from Apium graveolens cultivar Ventura chromosome 5, ASM990537v1, whole genome shotgun sequence includes the following:
- the LOC141660299 gene encoding uncharacterized protein LOC141660299 — protein: MNMPSLFVGWIKECISSTWFSVKINGSLNGFSMGRKVFDKCKDIKLNHLFFADDVLFFARGDKDSIAHIMNYILKFSSLSGLHPSLHKSTSFIACCDPFLVSWFQLIYNVPLGSLPDKFLEVPLILKELSNNYYMPLLQKITSRIDTWTNFLLSMAGRAQLLKSFLWKGNSMAIGGAKIAWNLVCLPCLEGGLGLKCLVQWNYSQHLVHLWQLVANKGSLWVHWDRTTVLKKNDFWTMKVPSDCSWFWRRLLNLRDVEKMHLRYKIGNGSYFNFLLDPWFKGSPIALGLTDPVIACLRSSHAAAVSHFIDSGSWVFPDVNMSQHHASRAFLVWKVHFLDPGFDLQSLDRVF